Proteins from a genomic interval of Nocardioidaceae bacterium:
- a CDS encoding IclR family transcriptional regulator, which yields MDNSSGVGVLDKAALVLTALESGPCTLAALVSSTGLARPTAHRLAVALEHHRLVARDVQGRFILGPRVPELAAAAGEDRLLAAANPVLARLRDITGESAQLWRRQGDVRVCVAAAERPSGLRDTIPVGSQISMRAGSAAQVLLAWDDPERIQRGLSNAAFTAAALAGIRRRGWAQSIGEREAGVASVSAPVRSGGGKVVAAVSVSGPLERLTRQPGRMHAPAVLAAAERLADSLRRSGE from the coding sequence ATGGACAACTCTAGCGGAGTCGGGGTGCTCGACAAAGCCGCCCTCGTGCTGACGGCGTTGGAGTCCGGACCCTGCACGCTCGCGGCCCTGGTCTCCAGCACCGGACTGGCCCGGCCGACCGCGCACCGGCTGGCCGTGGCCCTCGAGCACCACCGCCTGGTCGCCCGTGACGTCCAGGGTCGGTTCATCCTCGGACCGCGGGTGCCGGAGCTCGCCGCGGCCGCCGGCGAGGACCGGCTGCTCGCGGCCGCGAACCCGGTGCTGGCCCGGCTGCGCGACATCACCGGCGAGTCCGCCCAGCTGTGGCGACGGCAGGGTGACGTCCGTGTCTGCGTCGCGGCCGCCGAGCGTCCCAGCGGCCTGCGCGACACCATCCCGGTCGGGTCGCAGATCTCCATGCGCGCCGGCTCGGCCGCACAGGTGCTCCTGGCCTGGGACGACCCCGAGCGGATCCAGCGCGGCCTGTCCAACGCCGCCTTCACCGCCGCCGCCCTCGCAGGCATCCGGCGCCGCGGCTGGGCCCAGTCCATCGGCGAGCGCGAGGCGGGCGTCGCCTCGGTGTCGGCCCCCGTACGCTCCGGCGGCGGCAAGGTCGTCGCCGCCGTCTCGGTCTCGGGCCCCCTGGAGCGGCTGACCCGGCAGCCCGGTCGGATGCACGCCCCCGCCGTGCTCGCCGCGGCCGAGCGGCTCGCCGACTCGCTGCGACGCTCGGGCGAGTAG